In Anaerobacillus sp. CMMVII, a single window of DNA contains:
- a CDS encoding MFS transporter has translation MFFFYAVGLIFFGPLSERFGLKETICFGLLILSMLMIISFFITNFTNFLIIRGLQGFWAASFAPVSFIYVLNVLEKKHHGITVGVINTGFLSAGVLGQLLSSSVNLFFHWQAIFLTLAISYIALLIYAIKKLPKPQIKQEKRSLIQLIRLLAKLPLQKDLKKLYFITFTTLLAFVAYYTSLENFFQHTLSLSEQAIFAIRAFGLIGLIVTVFSVKIGHRIGFENTIIAGLLLSLLGLILSMITNIFIIAFGTIAFVAGIAIIIPSLIHLLGVKGGENRSLTISMYSFILLLGASLGSGISIVSNYFSQIVTLLFLLVGSLIVTLLEKRQLSKR, from the coding sequence ATTTTCTTTTTTTATGCAGTTGGCCTTATCTTTTTTGGACCATTATCAGAACGCTTTGGACTAAAGGAGACGATTTGCTTTGGATTACTTATTTTAAGTATGTTGATGATCATTAGTTTCTTCATTACTAATTTTACTAACTTCCTTATTATAAGAGGTCTTCAGGGGTTTTGGGCTGCTTCATTTGCGCCTGTATCCTTTATCTATGTCTTGAATGTATTAGAAAAAAAACATCACGGTATAACTGTTGGAGTCATTAACACTGGCTTCTTGTCGGCTGGTGTGCTCGGTCAATTGCTTAGTTCATCTGTGAATTTATTTTTCCATTGGCAAGCAATTTTTCTTACGTTAGCCATTTCTTATATAGCCCTTTTAATTTATGCAATCAAGAAACTACCTAAGCCCCAAATCAAGCAGGAAAAACGTTCACTCATACAGCTCATAAGGTTATTAGCTAAACTCCCTTTGCAAAAAGACCTCAAAAAGCTTTATTTCATTACATTTACTACTCTGTTAGCTTTTGTTGCATACTATACAAGTCTTGAAAATTTCTTTCAACATACGTTATCACTATCTGAACAAGCTATTTTTGCTATCAGAGCTTTTGGATTAATCGGTTTAATTGTAACGGTTTTTTCTGTAAAGATTGGCCATCGTATCGGTTTTGAAAACACGATTATTGCAGGTCTTTTATTATCATTACTTGGATTAATTCTAAGCATGATTACAAATATTTTCATTATTGCGTTTGGTACCATTGCTTTTGTTGCAGGAATTGCAATTATTATCCCTTCACTCATTCACCTACTAGGTGTCAAGGGTGGTGAAAATCGTAGTTTAACGATTTCAATGTATAGTTTTATTTTGTTATTGGGAGCAAGCCTCGGAAGCGGAATTTCGATTGTATCTAATTATTTCAGCCAAATAGTCACCCTTTTATTCCTGTTAGTCGGATCATTAATTGTTACATTGTTAGAAAAAAGACAATTATCTAAGAGATAA
- a CDS encoding rhodanese-like domain-containing protein has translation MRLLKFSIIGLLLLILATGCDAESLTGVKQISVNDIPQRMAESVEKNDGAIYIDVREEYEYNEAYIEGFVNFPLSTLGETYTELPQDKEIIIICRSGNRSMQAATMLQEKGYENVTNVQGAMLDWKGETKSNN, from the coding sequence ATGAGATTACTTAAGTTTTCAATAATAGGACTATTGCTTCTTATTTTAGCTACGGGGTGTGATGCAGAGTCATTAACAGGGGTTAAGCAAATAAGTGTAAACGATATACCCCAACGTATGGCCGAGTCAGTGGAAAAAAATGATGGAGCAATTTATATCGATGTTAGAGAAGAATATGAGTATAATGAGGCCTATATTGAAGGCTTTGTAAATTTCCCTTTAAGTACACTAGGAGAAACGTATACTGAACTACCACAGGATAAGGAAATTATTATTATTTGCCGTAGTGGTAACCGTAGTATGCAAGCAGCCACAATGTTGCAAGAAAAGGGTTATGAAAATGTTACGAACGTCCAAGGCGCTATGCTAGATTGGAAAGGCGAGACGAAGTCGAATAATTAA